In Paenibacillus stellifer, the DNA window GAAAGATATGGAGAAGAAATCCATTTATTTTTTATGCACAGGCAATTCCTGCAGAAGCCAAATGGCGGAAGGATGGGCCAAGAAATATCTGAATGACGGCTGGAACGTGTACAGCGCCGGGATCGAAGCGCATGGGCTGAATCCGAAGGCGGTGAAGGCGATGAGCGAGGTGGGAATCGATATTTCAACGCAGACCTCCGATATCATCGACCCGGAGATTTTGAACAATGCTGATATGGTCGTTACGCTGTGCGGTGACGCGGCCGACAAATGCCCGGTTACACCGCCGAGTGTCACTCGTGTACATTGGGGATTTGACGATCCGGCCAAAGCGCAGGGCAGCGAAGAGGAGAAGTGGGAAGTCTTCCGCCGCGTTCGCGATCAGGTGGGGGAGCGCATCAGACGCTTTGCCGAAACCGGGGAGTGATTCTGAAGAAGAACCCCGTTCCATATCGAAGTGTACAAGTCCTTGGCATCTCAGCCAGGGGCTTGTTTTGTGCTGGGCGGCAGGAAAGAAAATGAGGATTACGAATCGTAAGTTATGAGAGCAAAATCGGGGTCTGGACGAACGATATTTTTCTCAGAGAACAAATAAATTACATATAGTCGGAGATAGGCTTATCCTCTTTACGAATAGTCAGATTATGTTAGGATGAATGGCAAAAGGAGGAGCATCATGGATGAACTGGATTTGAAGATAATCGAACTGCTGGAGCAGGACGGGCGAATTTCACATGAGGAGATCAGCAAGCAGCTCCATATGTCCAGGCCGGCGGTTCATCAGCGTGTCGCCAAGCTTGAGAAGATGGGGGTCATTCATGGCTATCGGGCTGTTATCGACTGGAGCAAGCTAGAGCAGAAGATCAAGGTACTGATTTTCGTTAAGGTCAAATGCAAAAATTTCAATGAAATCGCACAGCAAATCAGCAGTTTGCAAATCGAAGGAACCACCATCATCGAAAGCCATCGACTGGCCGGTGAGTGGTGCTTGTTGCTCAAAGTAAGGGTGGTCGCCCCTGATGATTTGACCCGGCTGCTTGACTGCATGGTTCAAATCCCGGAGGTGAAGGAGACGTCTACGACCTTTATTTTATCGACAATATTTGAGAACGGCCAAAATTGGCTATGAGGAAAAGAGGCAAGGAACAATGAATACCGTTCAGACGGATTTGGCAAAAGGCAAAAACGCAGCATCTTTTTTATCGGTTGCAGCGGCTCTTCTTATGGTCTATCTGTTCTGGGGAGGAACCTATCTCGGCATGAAGATCGCCATCGAGAGCATGCCTCCGTTCCTGATGGCGGGCGCCCGTTTCATGACGGCTGGGCTGATCCTGTACATCCTGTCCAGAGCGCAAGGAGCCCCGAGACCTGTGGCGTTAGAATGGCGCAATGCCGGAATAGTCGGAGGATTGCTGCTGCTCATGGGCAATGGGGGAGTCGCCTGGGCGGAGCAGCATGTCCCATCAGCCATCGCTTCACTGGTGGTGGCGACCGTACCGTTATGGATGATCCTTCTGGGCAAGCTTCGCGGGTCCAACAGACGTCAAAGTCCCTTCGTATATGTGGGGCTTCTGCTTGGACTGGCCGGGATTGCCGTGCTTGTCTTGCATTCCGGCGGGTCTGCTCAGACCAGGCTGAGTCCCCTCGGCCTAATCGTACTGATCTTTGCTTCGATTTCCTGGGCGGCAGGCTCCCTGTTCTCGAGGAGCGCCAAGCTTCCCGTATTTCCGTTAATGTCAACGGCTATCCAAATGGTGGCTGGCGGCGCCCTTCTGCTGATCCTGTCCTTTGTAATGGAAGACTGGTCCGGACTTCATATCTCAGAGATTTCCGTCCGTTCATGGGCTGCATTCGGTTACCTGGTCCTGTTTGGCTCGCTACTGGGGTACACGGCATACATATGGCTGCTTAATAACGCCGATCCGGCGATTGCTTCAACCTATGCTTTTGTTAATCCGATTGTCGCAGTATTCCTTGGATTCTTCGCCGGGAACGAAGCGTTGACAACCAACGTCTGGATCGCCACATTTCTAATCGTTGGAGCCGTCGTCTTCATCACAAACGGGAAGGAGAAGCAGAAGTAGGCCGGAACAGATGGAAGCTATAATATTTCTCTTGCCCATCCATAATCATGGACTTATACTTTAATGCTATAGGGTTCATGTGATTAAATGATTAAGAAGCAGGGACCGGCGCCAGCCAGGTTTCTGCTTTTTTACGAGGAAAGAAGGCAGAGGGGTTCATGATAGTCACCCAAATGATCATTCTGTTCGGTCTCATCTTGGTTGGATTTATCGCACACAAAACCGGCATTATGGATGCCGAGAGCAACAAGAAAATTTCCAAGCTGCTCGTTAACGTGACGATTCCGGCTCTTATCATCGCTTCGGCAACCGGACATGAGATGGAAGACAAGTCCAAGGTATTTCTGGTTCTGGCCGCTGCGGCGGCGATGTTCGTTGTTACTCCCTTGATCAGCATTTGCATCGTACGAAGGCTCAAGCTGGAAACTACATATGAACTGATGCTGAATTACAGCAACCTGGGCTTCATGGGGATTCCGATAATATCGGGCATTTATGGCGGAGAATCTGTCTTCTTTGTCTCCTTGTTCATGATGGTCTTCAATGTCAGCCTCTTCTCGCATGGCGTATATTTGTTGCAAAAAGGGACCGGGGGCCGGCTCAATCTGAAGAACATGCTGAACCCCGGCATTGTGTCTTCCCTGATTGCAGTCGGCATTTTTCTGTTCGAGATCCGGATTCCGGACCCGCTGCTCCAGCTCTTCAATTCAGTCGGAAGCATCACCTCGCCGCTGGCCATGATCGTGATCGGTTCCACGATGGGTACAGTGCATTTTAAGGATGTCGTGCGCGATAAAATGATGTACTTCTATACCTTTCTGAAAATTGCGCTGTATCCTCTCATCATCTGGTTTCTGTTTCATTTCTTTATCCATGATCCGATGATTCTCGGAATCGCGGTGGTGCTGTCCGGTCTTCCGACGGCCGGGAACGTATCCATGGTCTGTTCGGAATATGACGGGAATCTGCATCTCGTAACAAAAGGGACGTTCATGACCACTCTGTGCTCGCTGTTTACGATCCCGATCTGGATGATGATATTCTGATTGCCCGGCACTCAAGAATGCTCTCAGGTGATTCTCTTACCAACAAAACAAGGCTGCTCCGGCCGTCATGAATCTCATGACAATGGCCGGGAGCAGCCTTGTTTTGTTGAAGCTAGAAGGGTTCTAATGAGCTAAATCGACTTAACGGTTTTCCACAAAATCTCCCGCCTGAGTCCAAGAGGGTACACATGCCGTTCCAGAAAGGTCAGCATAGGTGCATTGTCGGCTTCCACGAAGAAGATCCCTTCCCGGTAGCTGCTGTCGCCTGCGGCCCGGCGAAGCATTTCGGCTAACAAGGCCACACCACGGCCAAGCCGCTGATGCTCCTCTCTGACGAACATCGTCTTGAAGAGCAGGGTATCCTGGCTGAATGCCTCAACAGTCAGCCAGCCGGCGAGCTGATCTTTCCGGCGGACGACGAGGCTGCGCTGGGCATCGATGCCGCTCTCCCCGGCAAGCGGGTTTAGAATGGACGGATACCAATTATCTTCACCGCTGCGCAGCAATTCCCGTTCTTCCGGCGTCAGCGTATGAAAGGGCTGAATGGAGAAGGAGCGCGGCAGGACGAGACTTCCCACCCACGGGAGCTTCTTCGCCAGAGAAAGCGGGCCGGTGGCGGCATGAATCCCCGCCTGCGGCTCGGCAAACCCGCAGACGAGCAGGAAGTCAGCCTGTTCCGACCTCAGGGACAGATCTTCCAGATACTCGGCGCTTAAGAATGTAATCCCGATAGTCCGGAGTCTTCGTTCCAGCTCGGCGATCAGCTTGCTGCCGACTCCTTGCCGCCGTAGAGATGGCGCAACGGCGACGCCCAGGAGTCTCGCTGTCGGCGTTCCATAGCCTGAAAGAACAGCGGCTGCAAGACCGGCCGGAACTCCCAGATGATAGGCGCCAAGCGCCAGTACAGTAGAAGGGAGCTGCTCACCGCTTAACGATCGAAGCTCCGCCGGTATCCATTCCGCAAATTGCGATGGAATGGCTCCCTTGAAGACGGTGAACCGGACTGCGTTACTCATGGCAGCGGATTTGGGTTCACCGGAATGAGCAACTGGTTGACGAGGGCCATATTGTTGGCACTATCATGCAACCCGGTAATCGACAGACGGAATCGACCGATGAGGGATGAATTTGCGTTCAGCCAAGTATTTTGCAGAATCAGAGTAATTTGATTACCGGAACTCAGCGGTGGATTGTATATGAAATCTACACCCTGATTCAAGGTAATGACATCGTTGCTGAAGTCGCCGCTTGCCGAGTATTCCAGCACCAGGGTTGTAGGAGGATCACTTGGGTACGCAGTCAGCGGTTCATCAAAACCAAGGACGATGCTGCCGTCCTGATAGACTGAATTTGTAACAGACGGCGCAACCGAA includes these proteins:
- the arsC gene encoding arsenate reductase (thioredoxin) encodes the protein MEKKSIYFLCTGNSCRSQMAEGWAKKYLNDGWNVYSAGIEAHGLNPKAVKAMSEVGIDISTQTSDIIDPEILNNADMVVTLCGDAADKCPVTPPSVTRVHWGFDDPAKAQGSEEEKWEVFRRVRDQVGERIRRFAETGE
- a CDS encoding Lrp/AsnC family transcriptional regulator, coding for MDELDLKIIELLEQDGRISHEEISKQLHMSRPAVHQRVAKLEKMGVIHGYRAVIDWSKLEQKIKVLIFVKVKCKNFNEIAQQISSLQIEGTTIIESHRLAGEWCLLLKVRVVAPDDLTRLLDCMVQIPEVKETSTTFILSTIFENGQNWL
- the yedA gene encoding drug/metabolite exporter YedA gives rise to the protein MNTVQTDLAKGKNAASFLSVAAALLMVYLFWGGTYLGMKIAIESMPPFLMAGARFMTAGLILYILSRAQGAPRPVALEWRNAGIVGGLLLLMGNGGVAWAEQHVPSAIASLVVATVPLWMILLGKLRGSNRRQSPFVYVGLLLGLAGIAVLVLHSGGSAQTRLSPLGLIVLIFASISWAAGSLFSRSAKLPVFPLMSTAIQMVAGGALLLILSFVMEDWSGLHISEISVRSWAAFGYLVLFGSLLGYTAYIWLLNNADPAIASTYAFVNPIVAVFLGFFAGNEALTTNVWIATFLIVGAVVFITNGKEKQK
- a CDS encoding AEC family transporter, translated to MIVTQMIILFGLILVGFIAHKTGIMDAESNKKISKLLVNVTIPALIIASATGHEMEDKSKVFLVLAAAAAMFVVTPLISICIVRRLKLETTYELMLNYSNLGFMGIPIISGIYGGESVFFVSLFMMVFNVSLFSHGVYLLQKGTGGRLNLKNMLNPGIVSSLIAVGIFLFEIRIPDPLLQLFNSVGSITSPLAMIVIGSTMGTVHFKDVVRDKMMYFYTFLKIALYPLIIWFLFHFFIHDPMILGIAVVLSGLPTAGNVSMVCSEYDGNLHLVTKGTFMTTLCSLFTIPIWMMIF
- a CDS encoding GNAT family N-acetyltransferase — its product is MSNAVRFTVFKGAIPSQFAEWIPAELRSLSGEQLPSTVLALGAYHLGVPAGLAAAVLSGYGTPTARLLGVAVAPSLRRQGVGSKLIAELERRLRTIGITFLSAEYLEDLSLRSEQADFLLVCGFAEPQAGIHAATGPLSLAKKLPWVGSLVLPRSFSIQPFHTLTPEERELLRSGEDNWYPSILNPLAGESGIDAQRSLVVRRKDQLAGWLTVEAFSQDTLLFKTMFVREEHQRLGRGVALLAEMLRRAAGDSSYREGIFFVEADNAPMLTFLERHVYPLGLRREILWKTVKSI